The following coding sequences are from one Anas acuta chromosome 15, bAnaAcu1.1, whole genome shotgun sequence window:
- the NATD1 gene encoding protein NATD1: MAHSAPLGLLEQGCPIQVEHDRKRRQFTVRLNGCHDRAVLLYEYVGKRIVDLQHTEVPDAYRGRGIAKHLAKAALDFVVEEDLKAHLTCWYIQKYVKENPLPQYLEHLQP; this comes from the exons ATGGCCCACTCGGCTCCTCTCGGcctcctggagcagggctgccccATCCAGGTGGAGCACGATCGCAAGCGGCGGCAGTTCACCGTGCGGCTCAACG GTTGCCACGacagggcagtgctgctctACGAGTACGTGGGGAAGCGGATCGTGGACTTGCAGCACACGGAGGTCCCGGATGCCTACCGAGGAAGGGGAATAGCCAAGCACCTGGCGAAG GCAGCCCTGGACTTTGTGGTGGAGGAGGACCTGAAAGCTCACCTGACGTGCTGGTACATTCAGAAATACGTCAAGGAGAACCCGCTGCCGCAGTACCTGGAACACTTGCAGCCTTAA